A DNA window from Camelina sativa cultivar DH55 chromosome 17, Cs, whole genome shotgun sequence contains the following coding sequences:
- the LOC104759795 gene encoding uncharacterized protein LOC104759795 has translation MATCKYYGFPDLFITFTCNPRWPEIDHYLERHRLSKEDRPDICSRVFKMKLDRLMDQVRKEKTFGIINSAMYTIEFQKRGLPHAHMILFLHPDNKMRTSDDIDKYISAEIPDKEVDKCLYEVVSDVMIHGPCGPMNRDSVCMNNGQCTKFFPKPFMDNTFVDDAGYPIYRRQNDGRIVEKRGLQYNNSYVIPYNRDLSLRFRAHINVEWCNQTRSVKYSFKYITKGPDYVRAEVGEEDQENEIKKFFNCRYVSACEVSWRIFAFRICYHTTAVEKLLFHLPGQELAIYNQDDPIEDVLHRTTNRTSKFLGWMECNKIYPQAKKLTYAEFPSKFVWNKREKLLKPRSEKWKIFAIGRITYVPPYVGQAYYLRVLLNKISGPTSFDYLKTVNGVLYNDFQEACYALGLLDDDKEYIAAINEAGLMLSRTQIENICLTEIELMLRSNGTSLTAFERMPRPDDSIMNTGVNRLIADERITKPHKQLELYDELFPMLTDEQRRVYEEIIHSVNHNKGDAESDLADLIREAKLIIWDKGPMMNKLCYENLDRSLRDIMKCDQIFGGKVVVLGGDFRQILPVITEGGRVATVLASINSSVLWNSCKVLKLTENLRLRKACNSMDAGALATFSKWLLDIGDGKINESDSGDVEIEIPDDLLINTSGNPIEAIVKEIYGEQFTRRTDPKFFSERAILSPRNDDVDKINQFMLTKLPDVCGCVVAVTDNREHAGEVVFTLLNGRNESIKCRAVNNYATLFMYSWESSGCHLTYRNEPVFCVLRFWRVGEYEGKPCIENTLASSKIFIKPDFERLKHHKAISEFVGRYYINRIMEHEE, from the exons ATGGCTACTTGCAAGTATTATGGATTTCCTGATCTTTTCATAACTTTTACGTGCAACCCAAGGTGGCCTGAAATAGATCATTATCTAGAAAGGCATCGTCTTAGTAAAGAAGATAGACCTGATATATGTAGTCGAGTTTTCAAGATGAAACTTGATAGATTAATGGACCaagtgagaaaggaaaaaactttTGGTATCATAAATTCTG cgATGTATACAATAGAATTCCAGAAGAGGGGTCTGCCTCATGCgcacatgattttgtttttacaccCAGACAATAAGATGCGTACATCAGACGACATTGATAAATACATAAGCGCTGAGATTCCTGATAAAGAGGTGGATAAGTGTTTATACGAAGTTGTTTCTGATGTGATGATCCACGGTCCGTGTGGTCCTATGAACAGAGATAGTGTCTGCATGAATAATGGGCAATGCACAAAATTCTTCCCAAAACCATTCATGGATAATACTTTTGTCGACGATGCTGGTTATCCAATATATAGACGACAAAACGATGGGAGAATCGTGGAGAAAAGAGGTCTTCAATACAATAATAGTTACGTTATTCCCTATAATCGTGATTTATCACTCCGTTTTCGTGCTCATATAAATGTTGAGTGGTGCAACCAGACACGTTCAGTAAAGTATTCGTTCAAGTACATCACTAAAGGTCCGGACTATGTTAGAGCCGaagtaggagaagaagatcaggaaaatgaaattaaaaagtttttcaattgCAG GTATGTATCTGCATGTGAGGTTTCTTGGCGAATTTTTGCTTTCCGGATTTGTTATCATACTACAGCCGTAGAAAAACTCCTGTTTCATCTTCCAGGACAAGAATTGGCTATTTACAACCAGGATGATCCAATAGAAGATGTTTTGCACCGTACAACAAATAGAACTTCCAAATTTTTGGGCTGGATGGAATGCAACAAGATTTATCCCCAGGCCAAAAAACTTACGTATGCTGAATTTCCATCTAAATTTGTGTGgaataagagagaaaaacttttgAAGCCTAGGTCAGAGAAATGGAAAATTTTTGCAATAGGCAGAATTACGTATGTACCGCCTTATGTAGGACAAGCCTATTACTTGCGAGTTCTGCTTAATAAAATTTCAGGACCAACAAgctttgactatttaaaaacagtcaATGGTGTACTTTATAATGATTTCCAAGAAGCTTGCTATGCATTGGGATTATTGGATGATGATAAGGAGTACATTGCAGCTATAAACGAAGCAG GTCTAATGTTGTCACGGACtcagatagaaaatatatgtttaactgaaatagaaCTTATGTTACGATCGAATGGGACGTCTCTTACGGCCTTCGAGAGAATGCCTAGACCAGATGATAGTATAATGAACACAGGAgtaaataggcttatcgcaGATGAGAGAATAACTAAGCCTCATAAACAACTGGAATTGTACGATGAGTTGTTTCCTATGCTAACTGATGAGCAGagacgtgtttatgaagaaattatTCACTCTGTGAATCACAACAAAGGTG ATGCCGAATCTGATCTTGCTgatttaattagagaagcaaagctcataatatgggaCAAGGGtccaatgatgaacaagctttgttaCGAAAATTTAgataggagtttgcgagatatcATGAAGTGTGACCAGATTTTTGGAGGTAAAGTTGTTGTGTTAGGAGGTGATTTTAGACAGATTTTACCAGTTATTACGGAAGGAGGAAGGGTAGcgacagttttagcatctatcaactcatctgttctttggaatagttgtaaaGTTCTTAAACTTACCGAAAATTTGAGACTTCGCAAAGCATGTAATAGTATGGATGCGGGTGCTCTTGCTACTTTTTCTAAGTGGCTTCTTGATATTGGGGATGGCAAAATTAACGAGTCAGATAGTGGGGATGTGGAGATAGAAATTCcggatgatttattaattaatacaagtggAAATCCTATTGAAGCAATAGTTAAAGAGATCTACGGAGAACAATTTACAAGGAGGACTGACCCAAAATTCTTTAGTGAAAGAGCTATTCTAAGTCCAAGAAATGACgatgttgataagataaatcagTTTATGCTTACTAAGCTTCCAg ATGTTTGCGGATGTGTAGTAGCTGTTACGGACAACAGAGAACATGCTGGTGAAGTTGTTTTCACATTATTAAATGGCAG GAATGAATCTATCAAGTGTCGTGCAGTAAACAACTATGCTACCCTTTTCATGTATTCATGGGAGTCGTCAGGATGCCATCTCACATATCGTAACGAACCGGTATTTTGTGTTCTGCGTTTCTGGAGGGTTGGAGAATACGAAG GTAAACCGTGTATTGAAAACACATTGGcctcctccaagatctttataaaaccgGATTTTGAAAGACTTAAGCATCACAAGGCTAT CTCAGAATTTGTTGGACGCTATTACATAAATCGTATAATGGAGCATGAAGAATAA
- the LOC104759796 gene encoding uncharacterized protein LOC104759796 — protein sequence MVSSVRTSRVQPNWIGDTLWITMEDYWDTEEAQQRSKTYSDARMSDRNGLGPYVHLSGPKSYRQLQDKMELGREVRLGEVFIKAHTKPDGTYVDRKAEKIAGTYEKTVQERLSQLEAESFAVSDGESRPRDLTTEEYTEIFLESTEKDTRGTPYGVGSLKDCLVNGKHKQACGSSTFVALEEQLKEAQRMIEEQAAQLRRHDAETAVREAEQSKLIAAQAEQSKVIAAQKDKIDHLSVVEDFLRECDPRFENFVARKQTTTEPLLQDDPTPTPSTAAS from the exons atggttagcaGTGTGAGGACTAGTCGAGTTCAACCAAACTGGATTGGCGACACTCTCTGGATTACGATGGAGGATTACtgggacactgaagaagcacaacaaaggagTAAAACCTACTCTGATGcccgtatgtctgaccgtaatggccTAGGTCCTTATGTACACCTCTCAGGGCCAAAGTCATATCGACAGCTTCAAGACAAAATG gaattgggaagagaagtccgacttggtgaggtttttatCAAGGCACATACAAAGCCTGATGGTACATATGTTGATCGGAAGGCAGAGAAGATTGCTGGAACTTATGAGAAGACTGTTcaagagaggttgtctcagCTCGAGGCAGAGTCTTTTGCTGTGTCGGATGGAGAATCACGGCCACGGGACCTCACAACAGAAGAATATACAGAAATTTTCCTTGag tcCACTGAGAAAGATACAAGAGGAACACcttatggagttggaagcctcaaggacTGCCTTGTCAATGGAAAGCATAAGCAAGCATGTGGCTCTTCTACCTTTGTGGCTCTCGAAGAACAGTTGAAGGAAGCTCAACGCATGATAGAAGAACAGGCTGCTCAACTGCGGAGGCATGATGCAGAAACAGCTGTGCGTGAAGCTGAGCAATCCAAACTTATTGCTGCCCAAGCTGAGCAATCCAAAGTTATTGCTGCCCAGAAGGACAAGATTGACCATTTATCAGTCGTCGAGGATTTTCTGAGGGAATGTGATCCGCGGTTTGAGAATTTCGTTGCAAGGAAACAGACAACCACAGAACCTCTTCTCCAAGATGATCCAACTCCAACTCCATCAACCGCTGCTTCATAG